Proteins co-encoded in one Cricetulus griseus strain 17A/GY chromosome 10, alternate assembly CriGri-PICRH-1.0, whole genome shotgun sequence genomic window:
- the Ccn3 gene encoding CCN family member 3 isoform X2, whose amino-acid sequence MQTMSTFLRKRCLCLGFLLFHLFNQVSATQRCPSSCPLQCPTTPPTCAPGVRSVLDGCSCCLVCARQRGESCSELKPCDQSSGLYCDRSADPSNQTGICMVLEGDNCVFDGVIYRSGEKFEPNCQYRCACRDGQIGCVPRCQLDVLLPGPDCPAPRKVAVPGECCEKWTCGPNEQGTLGGLALPAYRPEATVGVEVSDSSVNCIEQTTEWSACSKSCGMGWSTRVTNRNRQCEMVKQTRLCMVRPCEQEPTPPTDKKGKKCLRTKKSLKAIHLQFKNCTSLHTYKPRFCGVCSDGRCCTPHNTKTIQVEFQCSPGQTIKKPVMVIGTCTCHSNCPQNNEAFLQELEPKSSRGEM is encoded by the exons ATGCAGACCATGAGCACTTTCCTGCGAAAGCGATGCCTCTGCCTAGGCTTCCTGCTCTTCCATCTCTTCAATCAA GTGTCTGCAACTCAGCGCTGCCCGTCCTCGTGCCCGCTCCAGTGCCCCACTACGCCGCCGACCTGCGCCCCCGGGGTGCGCTCCGTGCTGGACGGCTGCTCCTGCTGTCTGGTGTGCGCTCGCCAGCGCGGAGAGAGCTGCTCCGAGCTCAAGCCCTGCGACCAGAGCAGCGGCCTCTACTGTGACCGCAGCGCAGACCCCAGCAACCAGACTGGCATATGCATGG TTCTAGAGGGAGACAACTGTGTGTTCGACGGAGTCATTTACCGCAGCGGAGAGAAGTTTGAACCAAACTGTCAGTACCGCTGCGCCTGCAGAGATGGGCAGATTGGCTGCGTGCCCCGCTGCCAGCTGGACGTGCTGCTGCCTGGTCCCGACTGCCCAGCTCCCAGGAAAGTTGCAGTGCCTGGGGAGTGCTGCGAGAAGTGGACCTGTGGCCCAAATGAGCAGGGGACCCTGGGAGGCCTGGCCCTTCCAG CCTACAGGCCGGAAGCCACCGTAGGAGTTGAAGTCTCTGACTCCAGTGTCAACTGCATTGAGCAGACCACAGAGTGGAGTGCATGCTCCAAGAGCTGCGGAATGGGCTGGTCCACCCGGGTCACCAACAGGAATCGCCAGTGCGAGATGGTGAAGCAGACTCGCCTCTGTATGGTTCGGCCATGTGAACAAGAGCCCACACCACCAACAGACAAG aaaggTAAAAAGTGTCTTCGCACCAAGAAGTCCCTGAAGGCCATCCACCTGCAGTTCAAGAATTGCACTAGCCTGCATACCTATAAGCCCAGGTTCTGTGGAGTCTGCAGCGATGGCCGGTGTTGTACCCCTCACAACACCAAAACCATCCAGGTGGAGTTTCAGTGCTCCCCGGGGCAAACCATCAAGAAACCAGTCATGGTCATTGGAACCTGCACCTGTCACTCCAACTGCCCTCAGAACAATGAGGCCTTCCTCCAGGAGCTGGAGCCGAAGAGCAGCAGAGGAGAAATGTAA